One genomic segment of Gossypium arboreum isolate Shixiya-1 chromosome 3, ASM2569848v2, whole genome shotgun sequence includes these proteins:
- the LOC108484430 gene encoding uncharacterized protein LOC108484430, with protein sequence MATTPLSSHFSPLPSFSSSQSRSFPKPLLFPSSFPSSNFSKLRKTPLLVLSSNNFDAFPSRDDSGSNPIPSKKSVLNVLIQDIEPLDVSLIHKDVPPTTVDAMKRTISGMFGLLPSDRFQVYIEAMWEPLSKLLVSSMMTGYTLRNAEYRLCLERNLGCDTDLEHQSSEKPNFDLQEIVLDGTKLKELSRKNDSSSESEKTTEKQFEDIEFEGLGEISPETRKYILHLQSRLASVKKELHELKKKNEAMQMQQFVGEEKNDLLDYLRSLQPEKVVELSEPSSPELKETIHSVVHGLLATLSPRMHSKVPLSENTATGTVNIGSENCSELVEDTSLQLQPLISLTRDYLARLLFWCMLLGHYLRGLEYRLELMELLSLTSSINNNDCGGDQ encoded by the exons ATGGCCACTACCCCTCTTTCCTCTCATTTCTCTCCTCTTCCTTCCTTCTCTTCTTCCCAATCACGTTCCTTTCCAAAAcctttactttttccttcctctTTCCCTTCTTCCAACTTTAGCAAATTACGAAAAACTCCTCTCCTTGTTTTATCTTCCAATAATTTCGATGCCTTTCCTTCACGTGATGATTCCGGTTCCAATCCTATTCCTTCTAAG AAGTCGGTCCTCAATGTTCTGATACAGGACATAGAACCATTGGATGTTAGCCTTATCCATAAAGATGTTCCCCCTACAACTGTGGATGCCATGAAAAGGACTATTTCAGGCATGTTTGGTTTACTTCCATCTGACAGGTTTCAAGTCTATATTGAGGCAATGTGGGAACCTTTGTCGAAGTTGTTGGTTTCTTCTATGATGACTGG TTATACACTGAGGAATGCTGAATATAGGCTTTGCCTTGAAAGAAACCTTGGTTGTGACACAGATTTGGAACATCAAAGTTCAGAAAAACCAAACTTTGACCTACAGGAGATTGTGTTAGACGGTACAAAATTAAAAGAACTTTCAAGGAAAAATGATTCGTCATCTGAATCTGAAAAAACcactgagaagcaatttgaagatattgaatttgaaggCCTGGGTGAAATATCCCCTGAAACTCGTAAATATATTCTTCATTTGCAGTCTCGTCTAGCTTCAGTGAAAAAG GAACTACATgaattaaagaagaaaaatgaggCCATGCAAATGCAACAGTTTGTTGGGGAAGAAAAGAATGATTTACTTGACTACTTAAGATCACTACAACCCGAAAAG GTAGTTGAGCTTTCTGAACCGTCTTCCCCTGAATTGAAAGAAACTATCCACTCTGTAGTCCATGGTCTCCTTGCCACTCTTTCTCCGAGGATGCATTCCAAGGTTCCTCTGTCAGAGAACACGGCAACCGGAACTGTAAATATTGGAAGTGAAAATTGTTCCGAACTTGTTGAGGATACTTCCCTCCAGCTACAGCCATTAATTTCCTTAACACGAGACTATCTTGCTCGTCTTCTCTTCTG GTGTATGCTACTGGGACACTACC